Proteins encoded within one genomic window of Companilactobacillus sp.:
- the trxB gene encoding thioredoxin-disulfide reductase yields MKEFDVVVIGAGPGGLTAALYASRANLSVMILDRGIYGGQMNNTAEIENYPGFDSILGPDLSEKMYHSSTRFGAEFGYGTVESVEDKGETKIVHTDDGDYEAKVVIIATGSQYKKIGVPGEEELSGRGVSYCAVCDGAFFKGQDVAVIGGGDSAVEEGVYLTQMANSVTIIHRRDQLRAQKVLQDRAFKNDKIKFVWNADVKEIVGKDDKVAGVRYVDKKTGEEHVVPAKGAFIYVGIQPMTEPFKSLGILDADGWIDTDTHMRTNVDGIFAIGDVRKKDLRQVATAVGEGGIAGQQAFNYIQTLSDKVTTK; encoded by the coding sequence ATGAAAGAATTTGACGTAGTAGTTATTGGAGCAGGCCCTGGTGGTCTTACAGCTGCACTCTATGCATCACGTGCAAACTTATCCGTTATGATTTTGGACCGTGGTATTTACGGTGGCCAAATGAACAATACGGCTGAAATTGAAAACTATCCTGGATTTGATTCTATTTTAGGACCAGATTTAAGTGAAAAGATGTATCATTCATCAACTAGATTCGGTGCAGAATTTGGATATGGTACCGTTGAGTCCGTTGAGGATAAGGGCGAAACTAAGATCGTTCACACTGATGATGGAGACTACGAGGCTAAAGTTGTGATCATCGCTACTGGCTCACAATATAAGAAAATCGGTGTTCCTGGCGAAGAAGAATTATCAGGACGCGGAGTTTCTTACTGTGCTGTCTGCGATGGCGCCTTCTTTAAGGGTCAAGACGTTGCTGTTATCGGTGGTGGCGATTCAGCCGTTGAAGAAGGAGTTTACCTAACTCAAATGGCTAATTCAGTTACGATCATTCATCGTCGTGACCAATTGCGTGCTCAAAAGGTCTTACAAGACCGTGCCTTCAAGAATGATAAGATCAAGTTCGTCTGGAATGCTGACGTTAAAGAGATCGTCGGTAAAGACGACAAAGTAGCTGGCGTTCGTTACGTTGATAAGAAGACTGGCGAAGAACATGTTGTTCCTGCCAAGGGTGCATTTATCTACGTTGGTATCCAACCAATGACAGAACCATTCAAGAGTCTTGGCATCTTGGATGCTGATGGCTGGATCGATACTGATACTCATATGAGAACTAATGTCGATGGCATCTTTGCTATCGGTGACGTTCGTAAGAAAGACTTGCGTCAGGTTGCTACTGCCGTTGGTGAAGGTGGAATTGCCGGACAACAAGCATTCAACTACATTCAAACTTTATCTGACAAAGTTACAACAAAATAA
- the lgt gene encoding prolipoprotein diacylglyceryl transferase: MTLLALNPIAFNLGGLEIHWYGIIIALGALVGVIMAMREATRRGINSDNILDLVLIGVPVGLICARIYYVIFELPFYIANPGEIIKIWHGGIAIYGGLIGGFIVLLVLCLRRKISVWLMLDIAAPSVLLGQIVGRWGNFMNQEAFGAKTSLDFLQSLHLPHFVIEQMFINGAYRQPTFLYESFFNLIGLILILVLRHRKHFYKVGEVFLSYLVWYPIVRFFVEGMRTDSLYILPGVRVSQMLSLILLIFAIGAWIYRRKKMDLPWYTDLTRQNNGKNK; encoded by the coding sequence ATGACGTTATTAGCTTTAAATCCGATTGCATTTAATCTTGGCGGACTTGAGATCCACTGGTATGGGATCATCATTGCACTTGGTGCTTTAGTTGGTGTGATCATGGCCATGCGTGAAGCCACTCGTCGTGGGATAAATTCTGATAACATTTTGGATCTCGTCTTGATTGGCGTTCCCGTCGGATTGATTTGTGCTCGGATCTATTATGTTATCTTTGAACTGCCGTTTTATATCGCTAATCCTGGTGAAATAATTAAGATCTGGCACGGTGGAATCGCCATTTATGGTGGTTTGATCGGTGGATTTATTGTCTTACTAGTCTTATGTTTACGCAGAAAAATTTCTGTTTGGCTAATGTTAGATATTGCTGCACCGTCAGTTTTATTAGGACAGATTGTTGGTCGTTGGGGTAACTTCATGAACCAAGAAGCTTTTGGTGCAAAGACGTCGCTCGACTTTTTGCAATCGTTGCACTTGCCTCACTTTGTGATCGAGCAAATGTTCATCAATGGAGCATATCGTCAGCCAACATTTTTATACGAATCATTTTTCAATTTGATTGGTTTGATCTTGATCCTTGTTTTGAGACATCGTAAGCATTTTTACAAAGTTGGCGAAGTATTCTTAAGTTACCTAGTATGGTATCCAATCGTGAGATTTTTCGTTGAGGGGATGCGAACAGATAGCTTGTACATTCTTCCCGGAGTGAGAGTTTCACAGATGTTGTCGTTGATACTATTGATTTTTGCTATCGGTGCATGGATCTATCGACGCAAAAAAATGGACCTACCATGGTATACGGATTTGACAAGACAAAATAATGGCAAAAATAAATAA
- the hprK gene encoding HPr(Ser) kinase/phosphatase — MANYVTVSELVKENNLKVYGGQELLDKKRITTSDISRPGIELTGYFDYYPSERIQLFGQTESAYSHSMTVNNRYKVMCEICRDDTPVLLISRNISPSKELLKAADENGVPVIGSELPTTRLSSLITEFLDEKLAPRESVHGVLVDVYGIGILLTGHSGIGKSETALELVKRGHRLIADDRVDVYQQDEKTIVGEAPKILNHLLEIRGIGIIDVMNLFGAGAVRTASDVQLIINLEDWQADKSYDRLGSMEETRTFFDVGVPQMTIPVKVGRNISIIIEVAAMNFRAKKMGYDATKKFEENLGSLIQENGQKNAENEDNK; from the coding sequence ATGGCAAACTACGTTACTGTTTCTGAATTAGTTAAAGAAAATAATTTAAAAGTCTACGGTGGACAAGAATTATTGGATAAAAAGCGTATCACAACGAGTGATATTTCTCGTCCCGGGATCGAATTGACAGGATATTTTGACTATTATCCTAGTGAACGTATCCAATTATTTGGTCAAACGGAATCGGCATATTCGCATTCAATGACTGTAAATAATCGGTACAAAGTCATGTGCGAGATTTGTCGCGATGATACTCCGGTATTGTTGATCTCAAGAAACATTTCTCCTAGTAAAGAATTGTTAAAGGCTGCTGATGAAAATGGGGTTCCAGTAATTGGATCAGAACTTCCAACTACTAGATTATCAAGTTTGATCACTGAATTTCTGGATGAGAAGTTAGCACCTAGAGAGTCAGTTCACGGCGTTTTAGTTGATGTCTACGGAATTGGTATTTTACTAACAGGTCATTCTGGTATTGGTAAAAGTGAAACTGCCCTTGAATTAGTTAAAAGAGGTCACCGATTGATTGCTGATGATCGAGTAGATGTTTATCAACAAGATGAAAAAACAATCGTTGGTGAAGCACCTAAAATTTTGAATCACTTACTAGAGATTCGTGGTATTGGAATCATCGATGTGATGAACTTGTTTGGTGCTGGAGCCGTTAGAACTGCCAGCGATGTTCAATTGATTATCAATCTGGAAGACTGGCAAGCAGATAAGAGTTACGACCGTTTAGGCTCAATGGAAGAAACACGGACTTTCTTTGACGTCGGTGTTCCACAAATGACTATTCCAGTCAAAGTTGGTCGTAATATTTCAATTATCATTGAAGTTGCTGCCATGAACTTCAGAGCTAAGAAGATGGGATACGATGCTACTAAGAAGTTTGAAGAAAATCTTGGTTCTTTGATCCAAGAAAATGGTCAAAAAAATGCTGAGAATGAGGACAATAAGTAA
- a CDS encoding phage holin family protein, with amino-acid sequence MKLLIKTAIYTLLFMAIARVLPNMFRIDTVLTAIIASFVLVLLNWTVKPLLHVISLPITIISFGLFSFVISAITLELTSAIMGAQRFYFNGFGSALVVAVILAICNSIINSFTMDNFQKRV; translated from the coding sequence ATGAAATTACTGATCAAGACTGCGATTTATACTTTGTTATTTATGGCAATCGCACGAGTTTTACCGAATATGTTCCGAATTGATACGGTATTAACAGCTATCATCGCTAGTTTCGTATTGGTGCTATTGAATTGGACTGTGAAGCCGTTGCTACACGTCATTTCATTGCCGATCACAATTATTTCGTTTGGATTATTCTCATTTGTGATCAGTGCAATTACCTTAGAGTTGACTTCCGCAATCATGGGAGCCCAACGCTTTTATTTCAACGGATTCGGTTCCGCTTTGGTCGTGGCAGTTATTTTGGCCATTTGCAATTCAATTATTAATAGTTTTACAATGGATAATTTTCAAAAACGCGTCTAA
- a CDS encoding PspC domain-containing protein produces the protein MKKRLTRSSTDRLLAGVCGGLGEYFGIDSTWIRLAFVLITPFSYFTSIILYIACVLLMPENRNIQQTNFKGNMTDVLRRVQRRIDQRDSHKKGRK, from the coding sequence ATGAAAAAACGGTTAACTAGATCAAGTACCGATAGATTGTTGGCAGGTGTCTGTGGTGGTCTAGGTGAGTATTTCGGAATTGATTCTACTTGGATTAGACTGGCATTCGTGTTGATCACGCCATTCAGTTACTTTACATCGATTATTTTATATATCGCATGCGTATTGTTAATGCCAGAAAATCGTAATATCCAACAAACTAATTTTAAGGGAAACATGACTGATGTTTTGCGTCGAGTTCAACGTCGGATCGATCAACGTGATTCCCACAAAAAGGGTAGGAAATAG
- the phoU gene encoding phosphate signaling complex protein PhoU, giving the protein MRSTFEEQLNNLHLRFSEMGMMASEAIMKSVKAYVNHDKALAKEVIENDRFINKREVDLEKKSFEMIALQQPVTSDLRMVVTVLKASSDLERMGDHAVSIAQETIRVKGEIRIPEIEKDIADMGDLSTGIVEDSLEAYLKEDSKMAREVAEQDGDIHREGKQINDASIAAMQKSVDNVLSGSSYMLVESYLERVSDYATNICEWVVYLNTGHVVELSQKHVADDENE; this is encoded by the coding sequence ATGAGAAGTACATTCGAAGAGCAGTTAAACAATTTACATCTAAGATTCTCGGAGATGGGGATGATGGCTAGTGAAGCAATCATGAAATCCGTTAAGGCTTACGTAAATCATGACAAGGCTCTTGCCAAAGAAGTTATTGAAAATGACCGTTTTATCAATAAACGTGAAGTTGATCTTGAGAAGAAGTCGTTTGAAATGATTGCCTTGCAACAACCTGTAACGTCAGATTTACGGATGGTCGTTACGGTCTTGAAGGCTAGTTCTGATTTGGAAAGAATGGGCGATCATGCAGTAAGTATTGCTCAAGAGACGATTCGTGTTAAAGGCGAGATCAGAATTCCTGAGATCGAAAAAGATATTGCTGACATGGGAGACCTTTCAACGGGGATTGTTGAAGATTCTCTAGAAGCTTATCTAAAAGAAGATAGCAAGATGGCGCGCGAAGTAGCTGAACAAGATGGCGACATTCATCGTGAGGGAAAACAGATCAACGATGCAAGTATCGCTGCTATGCAAAAGTCTGTTGACAATGTTTTGAGCGGTTCATCATACATGCTTGTGGAAAGTTACTTGGAACGTGTCAGCGATTATGCAACTAACATTTGTGAATGGGTTGTTTACCTTAACACCGGACATGTGGTAGAACTAAGTCAGAAGCATGTGGCGGACGACGAAAACGAGTAA
- the pstB gene encoding phosphate ABC transporter ATP-binding protein PstB: MVEAKKLLTSSDVHLFYGKKEALKGINLDFNEHEITALIGPSGCGKSTYLRCLNRMNDLIPDVTITGNFTLDGENIYAPNVDTVELRKRVGMVFQQPNPFPFSIYDNVVYGLRLAGVKDKATLDEAVETSLRNAAVWENVKDKLHDSALSLSGGQQQRVCIARVLAVKPDVILLDEPTSALDPISSASIENMLLTLKDQYTIVIVTHNMQQASRISDKTAFFLNGDLIEVNDTKKIFLNPAEKQTEDYISGKFG; this comes from the coding sequence ATGGTTGAAGCCAAAAAATTATTAACTTCATCAGACGTCCATTTATTTTATGGAAAAAAAGAAGCCCTCAAGGGTATTAATCTAGATTTCAATGAACACGAAATTACTGCTTTAATTGGGCCTTCCGGATGTGGGAAGTCGACCTATTTACGTTGTTTGAACCGCATGAATGATTTGATACCAGATGTTACAATTACTGGTAACTTTACTTTGGATGGTGAAAACATTTATGCGCCAAACGTCGACACGGTTGAATTAAGAAAACGTGTTGGAATGGTGTTCCAACAACCTAATCCATTCCCATTTTCAATTTATGACAATGTGGTTTATGGCTTGAGACTTGCTGGCGTCAAAGACAAGGCAACTTTGGATGAAGCGGTTGAAACTAGTTTAAGAAACGCTGCAGTATGGGAAAACGTTAAAGATAAATTACATGATAGTGCATTGTCATTATCAGGCGGACAGCAACAACGTGTATGTATTGCACGTGTGTTAGCAGTTAAACCTGATGTGATTTTATTGGATGAACCAACATCAGCTTTGGATCCGATTTCATCGGCTTCAATTGAAAACATGCTCTTGACTTTAAAGGATCAATATACGATTGTTATTGTTACCCACAATATGCAACAAGCTTCAAGAATTTCCGATAAGACCGCCTTTTTCCTAAATGGCGATTTAATTGAAGTAAACGATACTAAGAAGATTTTCTTAAATCCAGCAGAAAAACAAACAGAAGATTATATTTCCGGTAAATTCGGATAG
- the pstB gene encoding phosphate ABC transporter ATP-binding protein PstB yields the protein MQEQNTDEQYIYHLDENEHEIAMETKNLEVFYGDKQAMQPASLQFERYKITSLIGASGSGKSTYLRSLNRMNDNIPGARVEGQILYRGLDINKNDVDIYETRKHIGMVFQRPNPFSKSIYDNITFALKRHGLHDKKKLDEIVETTLKQSSLWDQVKDDLHKSALALSGGQQQRLCIARAIAMKPDILLMDEPASALDPISTSNVEETMLSLKDRYTIIIVTHNMQQAGRISDYTAFFHLGQVVEFNETRKIFTRPKIKTTEEYVSGHFG from the coding sequence ATGCAAGAACAAAATACAGACGAACAATACATCTATCATCTTGATGAAAATGAACATGAAATTGCCATGGAAACTAAGAATTTGGAAGTGTTTTATGGCGATAAGCAAGCTATGCAGCCTGCGTCTTTACAGTTTGAAAGATACAAGATCACTTCGTTGATCGGTGCTTCAGGTTCTGGTAAGTCGACATATTTGAGATCACTCAACCGGATGAATGATAATATCCCTGGAGCTCGAGTTGAAGGTCAAATTTTGTATCGAGGATTAGACATCAATAAAAATGATGTCGATATCTATGAGACTAGAAAACATATTGGAATGGTATTTCAGCGTCCAAATCCGTTTTCTAAATCAATTTATGACAATATTACTTTTGCATTAAAACGTCATGGCTTACATGACAAGAAAAAACTTGATGAGATCGTTGAAACGACTTTAAAGCAATCTTCATTGTGGGATCAAGTCAAAGATGACTTGCACAAGAGTGCTTTGGCACTTTCTGGTGGTCAACAGCAAAGACTTTGCATTGCCCGAGCAATTGCAATGAAACCTGATATTTTGTTGATGGACGAACCAGCCAGTGCCCTGGATCCAATTTCAACCTCAAACGTTGAAGAAACAATGCTAAGTTTGAAAGATCGCTATACGATCATCATCGTTACTCACAACATGCAACAAGCTGGACGAATCAGTGATTACACAGCATTTTTCCACTTGGGTCAAGTTGTGGAATTTAATGAAACTCGAAAGATATTTACTCGTCCAAAGATCAAGACAACAGAAGAGTATGTATCCGGACATTTTGGATAA
- the pstA gene encoding phosphate ABC transporter permease PstA: MFSEKTKDKIATAVIYVMSGIIVLILAGLLLYILGSGLRYVNWHFLTSASKAFQAGSGIGVQLFNSFFLLILSMLISIPISISAGIFLSEYAGKNKLVEIIRISIEVLSSLPSIVVGLFGFLIFVISFKFGFSILSGALTLTVFNLPILTRNVEDSLRSVPQSQREAGLALGLSKWETVIHVIIPDGLPGIITGMIIGAGRVFGEAAALIYTAGQSAPPLDFTNFNIFSITSPLNLFRPAETLAVHIWKVNSEGLIPDAVQVSAGASAVLIIAVLIFNLLSRYIGNLVYKKMTGE; encoded by the coding sequence ATGTTTAGTGAAAAAACAAAAGACAAAATTGCGACTGCCGTTATTTATGTGATGTCAGGAATTATCGTTTTGATCTTGGCCGGATTATTGCTATACATTTTGGGTAGTGGGCTGCGTTACGTTAACTGGCATTTTTTGACGTCAGCTTCGAAAGCTTTCCAAGCTGGTAGCGGTATTGGAGTTCAGCTGTTCAATTCATTTTTCCTACTGATTTTATCAATGTTGATCTCGATTCCAATTTCAATTTCAGCCGGAATTTTCTTATCAGAATATGCTGGTAAAAATAAGCTAGTTGAAATTATCCGGATCTCCATTGAAGTATTAAGTTCATTGCCATCGATCGTGGTTGGATTGTTTGGTTTCTTGATTTTTGTAATTAGTTTCAAGTTTGGATTCTCAATTTTATCTGGTGCTCTGACACTAACTGTTTTCAACTTGCCAATTTTGACAAGAAATGTTGAAGATTCATTGCGTTCAGTGCCACAGTCTCAACGTGAAGCTGGATTAGCGCTTGGCCTTTCAAAATGGGAAACAGTGATCCATGTCATTATTCCTGATGGTTTACCAGGAATTATTACTGGGATGATCATTGGTGCCGGAAGAGTCTTTGGTGAGGCTGCTGCTTTGATCTATACAGCTGGACAAAGTGCTCCGCCATTAGATTTCACCAATTTCAATATCTTCAGTATTACGAGTCCATTGAACTTATTTAGACCAGCCGAGACTTTGGCCGTTCATATTTGGAAAGTCAATTCAGAAGGATTGATCCCAGATGCGGTGCAAGTATCAGCCGGAGCTTCAGCAGTTTTGATCATCGCTGTGTTGATCTTTAACTTGTTGTCTAGATATATTGGAAACTTAGTATATAAGAAGATGACTGGAGAATAA
- the pstC gene encoding phosphate ABC transporter permease subunit PstC, which produces MKDPIKESLLKKSVSAKRETKGKIISFSFTAIIVILVVTIIGFVASRGLIIFFKDGVNPIDFLTHSVWSPNKLDSAGHPIVGAAPMIVGSFAVTVIAALIGTPFAIAAAIFMTEISPKWGRKILQPVIELLVGIPSVVYGFIGLTIVVPFVRSVAGGSGFGILAGSFVLFVMILPTITSMSVDALRAVPRYYREASLALGATRWQTISKVILRSATPGILTAVVFGMSRAFGEALAVQMVIGNAMLLPQNLVSPSSTLTSVLTMNMGNTILGSTSNNALWSLALLLLLMSLIFNFIIRSIAKRGEF; this is translated from the coding sequence TTGAAAGATCCGATTAAAGAGAGTTTACTCAAGAAATCTGTCTCAGCTAAAAGAGAAACTAAGGGGAAGATTATATCATTTAGTTTTACTGCTATTATTGTGATTTTAGTTGTTACTATCATTGGATTTGTAGCTTCGAGAGGATTGATCATCTTTTTTAAAGATGGCGTTAATCCCATCGATTTTCTAACTCATTCAGTTTGGTCACCAAATAAATTAGATAGTGCCGGTCATCCAATCGTCGGTGCAGCACCGATGATCGTCGGCTCGTTCGCGGTTACCGTGATCGCAGCCTTGATCGGAACTCCGTTTGCGATTGCTGCGGCAATTTTTATGACTGAGATCTCGCCAAAATGGGGACGCAAGATTTTACAGCCAGTTATTGAATTGCTAGTTGGTATTCCTTCAGTTGTTTATGGTTTTATCGGTTTAACAATCGTGGTACCGTTTGTTAGAAGCGTAGCTGGTGGATCAGGCTTTGGTATTTTGGCCGGATCATTTGTTTTATTCGTTATGATCCTGCCAACGATCACGTCAATGTCAGTCGATGCATTAAGAGCAGTGCCAAGATATTATCGTGAAGCATCACTAGCTCTTGGAGCAACACGTTGGCAAACAATTTCCAAAGTTATCTTACGATCAGCTACACCAGGAATTTTGACTGCGGTCGTTTTTGGTATGTCTCGTGCCTTTGGTGAGGCATTGGCTGTTCAAATGGTTATTGGTAATGCGATGCTGTTGCCACAAAACTTAGTTTCTCCTTCATCAACATTAACTAGTGTTTTAACGATGAACATGGGAAACACAATTTTAGGTTCGACCTCGAATAATGCGTTATGGTCATTGGCACTATTGCTGCTATTAATGTCATTGATCTTCAACTTCATTATCAGATCTATCGCTAAGCGAGGTGAATTCTAA
- a CDS encoding phosphate ABC transporter substrate-binding protein PstS family protein, which translates to MKKRIVALFVLLFSAVFVLTGCKGSQGQQTITAVGSSAAQPLVELAGEEFTQNNPNQFVNVQGGGTGTGLSQIQQGAVDIGDSDLFAEQKSGIDSSKLIDHRICAVGMVPVVNKNVSVDTLTLKQLRQIFSGEITNWKQVGGEDLPITIINRADGSGTRAAFQADVMGNAQFVRAQEQDSSGMVRQIVDNTKGSISYLAMPYLNNTVKTMKIDNVKPTIENIQNNKWKIWSYEHLYTNGEPTGMTKEFLDYIMTTHIQNNVVKKLRYVPIKEMKFQKDTKGNVTPVSQEGK; encoded by the coding sequence TTGAAAAAAAGAATTGTCGCTTTATTTGTCCTGCTTTTCTCAGCTGTCTTTGTCTTAACGGGATGCAAAGGTAGCCAGGGACAACAAACTATCACAGCTGTTGGTTCTTCTGCTGCACAACCGTTGGTTGAATTAGCTGGTGAAGAGTTCACCCAGAATAATCCTAACCAATTCGTCAATGTTCAAGGTGGTGGAACCGGAACAGGCCTTAGTCAAATTCAACAAGGTGCTGTTGACATTGGGGATTCAGATCTATTTGCCGAACAAAAGAGTGGAATCGATTCGTCAAAATTGATCGATCATCGAATTTGTGCTGTCGGCATGGTCCCAGTGGTCAATAAGAACGTTTCGGTCGATACTTTGACGCTCAAGCAACTACGTCAAATTTTTTCCGGAGAGATCACTAACTGGAAACAAGTTGGCGGTGAAGATTTGCCGATTACGATCATCAACCGTGCAGACGGAAGTGGAACGCGTGCAGCATTTCAAGCGGATGTGATGGGGAATGCACAATTCGTGAGAGCTCAAGAACAAGATTCTAGTGGAATGGTTCGCCAGATCGTTGATAACACTAAGGGTTCGATCAGTTATCTTGCTATGCCTTATTTGAATAACACCGTGAAAACGATGAAGATCGATAACGTAAAACCAACTATCGAAAATATTCAGAACAATAAATGGAAAATTTGGTCATACGAACATTTGTATACTAATGGCGAACCAACAGGGATGACAAAAGAGTTTTTGGATTACATTATGACTACCCATATTCAAAATAATGTAGTTAAGAAATTGCGTTATGTACCTATTAAGGAAATGAAATTCCAAAAGGATACTAAGGGTAACGTGACGCCTGTTTCTCAGGAGGGAAAGTAA
- a CDS encoding sensor histidine kinase, with translation MMKKRFGPVIAISISILLFIALSLFADNILSNSQQNSFSEEVESFTELRKNHTKEDAADVTSLKYVNINDDSKISKQASDQIHRGNLSMSEQYATDVSFGYRTMFYRFNNGNYVVAKKYSRLWYQNWVSFALLTIMYFIITDSTILLYYRKRQNIQNDIDRVTANLRRVRKNKDITSLILSPDDDLYNLVEQTNKINQDISELRDNAKLRERRFKSLIGHLPIGVMLLNSQGEVLMHNQSMAQLLDQNISDDIHPFIEDVKTYGLSRMIEHALRKNKNYRREIQLVGNSQRYVDANVIHLVHSQEDYDKQILVILYDLTASRRMEQMQVDFVNNVSHELKTPITSIEGFSETLLDGAQDDPQKREHFLNIIHDESVRLTDLIQDILSLSKIKKDDDETQLVDMEKDIDGLLKSLAVSIDKHHLKVNKQFFGNKEVSINKSKVNLILNNLIKNAISYNTENGSIDIEVHHDEVENRLRVIVGDSGIGISQKDQERIFERFYRVDRSRSLETGGTGLGLAIVKETLDSLDGNLQVESNLGLGTKFTFEIPL, from the coding sequence ATGATGAAAAAAAGATTTGGACCAGTAATAGCAATCTCGATCTCGATTCTCCTTTTTATCGCTTTATCGCTGTTTGCAGATAACATCCTCAGTAATTCGCAACAAAATTCTTTTTCTGAAGAAGTGGAGTCATTTACTGAGTTGCGAAAGAACCATACTAAGGAAGACGCTGCTGATGTCACTAGTTTAAAATATGTGAACATCAATGATGATTCCAAGATCTCTAAACAAGCGTCAGACCAGATTCACCGTGGCAACCTTTCAATGAGCGAACAATATGCCACTGACGTCTCATTTGGATATCGGACGATGTTTTATCGTTTTAATAACGGTAACTACGTCGTTGCCAAAAAATATTCTCGTCTGTGGTATCAAAACTGGGTCTCATTTGCACTGTTGACGATCATGTACTTTATCATTACGGATTCGACAATCTTGCTATATTATCGCAAACGTCAAAATATCCAGAATGATATTGACCGCGTGACAGCTAACTTGCGTCGAGTTCGTAAAAATAAGGACATTACGTCGTTGATTCTTTCGCCGGATGACGATCTGTATAATTTGGTTGAGCAAACTAACAAGATCAACCAAGATATCAGTGAGTTGCGTGACAATGCCAAGTTACGTGAACGTCGCTTTAAGAGTTTGATTGGACATTTGCCAATTGGCGTTATGCTCTTGAATTCTCAAGGCGAAGTCCTAATGCACAACCAGTCGATGGCACAATTGTTGGACCAAAATATTTCAGACGATATTCATCCATTTATCGAGGATGTTAAAACTTATGGCTTAAGTCGAATGATCGAACACGCATTGCGTAAAAATAAAAACTATCGTCGCGAGATTCAACTTGTTGGTAATTCGCAACGCTATGTCGATGCTAACGTCATTCACTTAGTTCATTCGCAAGAAGATTACGACAAGCAAATTTTAGTTATTTTATATGATTTGACAGCTAGTCGTCGCATGGAACAAATGCAAGTCGACTTCGTCAACAATGTCAGTCACGAATTGAAAACTCCAATCACTTCGATCGAGGGATTCTCAGAGACCTTGCTTGATGGAGCTCAAGACGATCCTCAAAAACGTGAGCATTTCTTGAATATCATTCATGACGAAAGCGTTCGTCTGACTGATTTGATCCAAGATATCTTATCGTTGTCCAAGATCAAAAAGGATGACGATGAGACTCAACTAGTTGATATGGAAAAAGATATCGACGGATTGTTGAAGAGTTTGGCAGTGTCGATCGACAAGCACCACTTGAAGGTCAACAAACAGTTCTTTGGCAACAAAGAGGTTTCGATCAACAAGTCGAAGGTCAATCTCATTTTGAACAATTTGATCAAAAATGCTATTTCGTACAATACCGAAAATGGCAGCATCGACATTGAAGTTCATCACGATGAGGTCGAAAATCGTCTGAGAGTGATCGTTGGCGATTCCGGTATCGGTATCTCGCAAAAAGATCAAGAACGGATCTTTGAGAGATTTTACCGTGTTGATCGTTCACGAAGCCTTGAAACGGGTGGTACTGGATTAGGATTGGCAATCGTTAAGGAAACCCTTGATAGTTTAGATGGCAATTTACAAGTCGAATCTAATCTAGGATTAGGAACCAAATTCACTTTTGAAATACCTTTATAG